A region of Denticeps clupeoides chromosome 19, fDenClu1.1, whole genome shotgun sequence DNA encodes the following proteins:
- the LOC114768818 gene encoding prostaglandin G/H synthase 2-like, with product MSRLLLPLLLLLLAAAPCDGGDPCCSQPCQNRGVCTAVGSGGYECDCTRTGFSGENCTSPEFLTWLKVTLKPSPNTVHYILTHFRGLWSIINKISLLRDAIMRYVLTSRAHLVDSPPTFNSDYGYKSWEAYSNLSYYTRTLPAVPLDCPTPMGVVGKKELPDVRGLAEKLLLRRRFIPDPQRTSLMFAFFAQHFSHQFFKSDMKRGPAFTLATNHGVDLSHVYGQDLARQRQLRLLEDGKLKYQLVDGEVYPPTVAATGAEMHYPPHVPESRRFAVGHEAFGLVPGLMMYATIWLREHNRVCDVLKAEHPDWDDERLFQTARLVLIGETIKIVIEDYVQHLSGYHFKLKFDPELLFSQQFQYQNRIASEFNTLYHWHPLLPDDFHIQDEVYGYQQFVYNTSIVTDHGINQLVDSFTRQMAGRVAGGRNVPAAVMRVAMKSIEHSRQMRYQSLNAYRKRFNLKPYASFQDLTGEVEMASELEEMYGHVDAVELYPGLLVEKPRPNAIFGETMVEMGAPYSLKGLMGNPICSPEYWKPSTFGGKVGFDIINGASLQKLVCANVRGPCPMASFNVPDVEVAGAVTINSSSADAAQSDVSPTILLKERTSEL from the exons ATGAGCcgcctgctgctgccgctgctgctcctgctgctggccGCGGCGCCCTGCGACGGAG GCGATCCGTGCTGCTCGCAGCCGTGCCAGAACCGGGGAGTGTGTACCGCGGTGGGCAGCGGCGGGTACGAGTGCGACTGCACCAGAACCGGCTTCTCCGGGGAGAACTGCACCAGCC CCGAGTTCCTCACCTGGCTGAAAGTGACCCTGAAGCCGTCCCCCAACACGGTGCACTACATCCTCACCCACTTCCGGGGCCTATGGAGCATCATCAACAAGATCTCCCTGCTGCGGGACGCCATCATGCGCTACGTCCTGACGT CCAGGGCGCATTTGGTCGACAGCCCGCCGACCTTCAATTCCGACTACGGTTACAAAAGCTGGGAGGCGTACTCCAACCTGTCGTACTACACCCGGACGCTGCCCGCGGTGCCCCTGGACTGTCCGACGCCCATGGGAGTCGTGG GTAAGAAGGAGCTCCCTGACGTCCGCGGCCTCGCcgagaagctgctgctgaggcGCCGGTTCATCCCCGACCCGCAGCGCACCAGCCTGATGTTCGCCTTCTTCGCCCAGCACTTCAGCCACCAGTTCTTCAAATCCGACATGAAGCGCGGCCCCGCCTTCACCCTCGCCACCAACCACGGC GTGGACCTCAGCCACGTCTACGGCCAGGACCTGGCGCGGCAGCGCCAGCTGAGGCTGCTGGAGGACGGGAAGCTGAAGTACCAGCTGGTGGACGGCGAGGTGTACCCGCCCACGGTCGCCGCCACCGGCGCCGAGATGCACTACCCCCCCCACGTCCCCGAGTCCCGCCGATTCGCCGTGGGCCACGAGGCGTTCGGCCTGGTGCCCGGGCTGATGATGTACGCCACCATCTGGCTGCGGGAGCACAACCGCGTCTGCGACGTCCTGAAGGCCGAACACCCCGACTGGGACGATGAGAGGCTGTTCCAGACCGCGCGCCTCGTCCTGATAG GCGAGACGATCAAAATCGTGATCGAGGACTACGTCCAGCACCTGAGCGGCTACCACTTCAAGCTGAAGTTCGACCCCGAGCTGCTCTTCAGCCAGCAGTTCCAGTACCAGAACCGCATCGCGTCCGAGTTCAACACGCTCTACCACTGGCACCCGCTGCTGCCCGACGACTTCCACATCCAGGACGAGGTCTACGGCTACCAGCAGTTCGTCTACAACACCTCCATCGTCACCGACCACGGCATCAACCAGCTGGTGGACTCCTTCACGCGGCAGATGGCGGGAAGG GTCGCCGGGGGGAGGAACGTTCCCGCGGCCGTCATGAGGGTGGCCATGAAGTCCATCGAGCACAGCCGCCAGATGCGCTACCAGTCCCTCAACGCGTACAGGAAGCGCTTCAACTTGAAGCCCTACGCGTCCTTCCAGGACCTGACag GAGAAGTTGAGATGGCATCAGAACTGGAGGAGATGTACGGCCACGTGGACGCGGTGGAGCTCTACCCCGGCCTGCTGGTGGAGAAGCCCCGCCCCAACGCCATCTTTGGCGAGACCATGGTGGAGATGGGCGCCCCCTACTCGTTGAAAGGCCTCATGGGTAATCCCATCTGCTCGCCCGAGTACTGGAAGCCGAGCACGTTCGGCGGGAAGGTGGGCTTCGACATCATCAACGGCGCCTCGCTGCAGAAGCTGGTCTGCGCCAACGTCCGGGGGCCCTGCCCCATGGCGTCCTTCAACGTGCCCGACGTGGAGGTGGCCGGCGCCGTCACCATCAACTCCAGCTCGGCGGACGCGGCGCAGAGCGACGTCAGCCCCACCATCCTGCTGAAGGAGCGCACGTCGGAGCTCTGA